The following are from one region of the Alicyclobacillus fastidiosus genome:
- the hxlB gene encoding 6-phospho-3-hexuloisomerase: MTQTKEYASQIIGELTQVMGALSEPQSASLIQHILQANNIFVAGAGRSGLMMTGFAMRLMHLNLSAYVVGQPVTPRFESGDLLFIGSGSGETQSLVSMAEKAKRLGGAIALVTTTPASTIGQIAEVVIQLHAQPKQGSNDHSMTIQPMGSLFEQSLLLYCDALVLSLMELRGVTSSAMFQRHANLE, translated from the coding sequence ATGACGCAGACGAAGGAATATGCCAGCCAAATCATCGGGGAATTGACGCAGGTCATGGGTGCACTCTCCGAACCACAAAGTGCATCCTTGATTCAGCACATCCTTCAGGCAAATAACATCTTCGTGGCTGGTGCGGGGCGCTCCGGATTGATGATGACAGGTTTTGCGATGCGATTGATGCATCTGAACTTGTCTGCATATGTCGTTGGCCAACCGGTGACGCCGCGGTTTGAGTCGGGGGATCTGCTCTTCATCGGATCCGGTTCCGGAGAGACGCAAAGCCTCGTCAGCATGGCCGAAAAGGCCAAAAGACTCGGCGGAGCCATCGCGCTAGTCACAACCACGCCTGCATCGACCATCGGTCAAATCGCAGAAGTAGTCATCCAGTTGCACGCGCAACCGAAGCAGGGCAGCAACGACCATTCAATGACGATTCAACCGATGGGTTCGCTGTTTGAACAAAGCCTGTTGTTGTACTGCGATGCGTTGGTCCTATCGCTGATGGAACTGCGCGGGGTGACGTCCAGCGCGATGTTTCAAAGACATGCCAACCTCGAATAG
- the hxlA gene encoding 3-hexulose-6-phosphate synthase: MKLQLALDLVDIPEGIALVKEVEEYIDIVEIGTPIVINEGLHAVKAMKDAFPNLEVLADLKVMDAGGYEVMKASEAGADIVTVLGVSEDETIRGAVDEARKRNRKVLVDMIGVKDLEARAREVDGLGVDYICVHTGYDLQAVGQNSFEDLRSIKRVVKNAKTAVAGGIKLNTLAEVVDAGPDIVIVGGGITGESDKRSVAREMRNLIRQG, translated from the coding sequence ATGAAGCTACAATTGGCTCTCGACCTCGTCGATATTCCGGAAGGAATTGCACTTGTCAAAGAGGTCGAGGAATATATCGACATCGTTGAAATTGGCACACCCATCGTCATCAACGAGGGCCTGCATGCGGTGAAGGCGATGAAGGACGCCTTCCCAAATCTCGAGGTCTTAGCGGATCTCAAAGTGATGGACGCCGGTGGTTACGAGGTCATGAAAGCTTCTGAAGCAGGCGCCGACATCGTCACCGTCTTGGGCGTATCGGAAGACGAGACGATTCGTGGAGCTGTGGATGAGGCAAGAAAACGCAACCGCAAGGTGCTCGTCGATATGATTGGGGTCAAGGATCTCGAAGCGCGCGCTCGTGAAGTCGACGGACTAGGTGTAGATTACATCTGTGTTCACACTGGCTATGACCTGCAAGCTGTCGGCCAGAACTCGTTTGAGGACCTTCGGTCGATTAAACGTGTCGTCAAAAATGCGAAAACTGCAGTCGCCGGCGGGATCAAACTGAACACCTTGGCAGAAGTGGTCGACGCGGGGCCTGACATCGTGATTGTGGGCGGCGGCATCACAGGGGAATCAGACAAGCGGTCAGTTGCTCGCGAGATGAGAAACTTGATTCGACAAGGGTAA